AAATGTTTTAATCCCTAGAAGGATTATAATTTTACGAACTTATAACACATTTCCATTTAAGTATGTGGTAAATTTAAAACATATATAACAGCATAAATTGGTATTTTGTAGATTCTCAGCAAACATTTTTGTTTTTTTATAAACAAAGGTTAAGGGTTTGTGTGGGATTTTTAGTTACCTTGTAGCAGCCGGGAACAAGGTCTTGTAAGCACTTCAGCCTTTCATTTATCTTCTCTCTTCGTACCTTAATACATTCCAAAAAGAATCCAAAACATGCCAATTTTTTCATATAGTTTTTCCAATTTATAGTTTGCTTGCGTAAGTAAATATTTTTGTTGAGTTATACCCTTTCAGCCAAACTGTGGCTATCTGTAGCTTGACCCCTCTTAGCTCGAACATGAACAACATCTCTTGGCTTCTCAATATCATCTTCATTAATGGATTCTTCCTCTTCCGACCTCTTTCTTTTTCTCTTCGACCCACTCTCTTCTTTTTTGTCTTTTCTTCCCAAATCACCTGCCATTTGTAGCTTCATTAAGTTTAAGAACATTATATAAAATTGCAGAACTTCCACTAGAAAACAAAAAAGAGGAAGAAAAATCTTCACCGTGCAATAAATTTGGGGAGAAGTGAGAATTGTTGTGACGGGCATCAACTAAATCTCCATTGGAGAAAAGCATGAAACTGGACGGAGTAGTAGAAACTGGTAAGTCCAGAGTCATTAGCTCTTGAGTTTGGTTAATATGTGGTAACGAAGGGTTAAGACCAATGTTATAATTATATGGCTCATACCGTGCCATTAGAGACACTGCAAGCTAAAATATATGTGATTTATTTTGCGAGCTTTGTTTTTCTTTTTCCTTTCTCTAAGACAGTTGTAAATTCTGTAATTGAGTTGTGGTTGTTTATATAGATAGAGATTATTAGGATGGGATCAATATTTTATTTAATTACTTTTATTTTTTTCTAAGTGATTTGGTATTTGCTCCTTGTATTGTGTGACTTAGTGAGAATGAGAAAGAAACGTGTGAGGATCAA
The DNA window shown above is from Brassica oleracea var. oleracea cultivar TO1000 chromosome C3, BOL, whole genome shotgun sequence and carries:
- the LOC106333479 gene encoding transcription factor bHLH75; this translates as MARYEPYNYNIGLNPSLPHINQTQELMTLDLPVSTTPSSFMLFSNGDLVDARHNNSHFSPNLLHGDLGRKDKKEESGSKRKRKRSEEEESINEDDIEKPRDVVHVRAKRGQATDSHSLAERVRREKINERLKCLQDLVPGCYKTMGMAVMLEVIIDYVRSLQNQIEFLSMKLSAASAYYDLNSLDIEPTDTFQGGNMYSAEEMEKILRESVGTQPPNFSSTLPF